The genomic segment ttcattaaagaTGAGCAAAcacgagatcagtatttcacttgtgttattcattacttgttccttcagtagctcGCAAAGGTTTACAAGATTAACAGATACAGTAACTGCTTCAAATAAcatgcatcacaattcattaatgatgaacgagcATGAGATCGCTATGTAACCAAGACTTCGTTTGTGGTTAGTTAATATGCAAATAACAGCATAACGGCAGGAGACACCTGACGGTCAAACCGCGTTTGATGGCAGCTTTTCTCTGTTTTGTGAGGACCATGCGTTGGTCCACTGCAACGCTGTGACATAAAAAAGCGAAAGAGCTTCGGAAAAACCAAAGGCAGACTAAACTTCTGCTTCTAACTAAATGGCGAAACAAACAAAGCTTGCTACCAACGAGGCGTGAAGTACAGAGCCAAACCTGCATCTGCACACATGTAAGTGTTTACAGTAtttaatgctgctgtttttttGCCCGTGATTATGACAGACGTGCAATGCAGCATAGGCTTTCTGCCTTCATTCAGAGCAGGAACGAAGGTGCCCCCGGCATCTTCTCAAGACTAACAGCCCATAGCAACACATCCTGAAACACACGGTCTCGGGCCGTTTGCCAGCAGCGAGGACGGCCTTGTTCCTCAATGCAACTTCCGTGTGCTTTCTGCGGTCAGCATGCGCTAACGTGTTTTTCTGTTTCAGTATAGATCTGCACATGTGTGTTTGAATGCCAAAGTGGGCCATTCAGGCTATGGTGTTGTGCCGCATTTTCGCTGACACCAGCGCTCTGTCGATCTCCACCTGATCTCCACCATCCACAGGACTGTCGTTAAAACTATTGAGGTCGTGCCGGTTTTTCCGAGATCCGGCTTATTGACAATTCACGTTTTTCTGCAGGGACGGGCTGCTCTCGCTTTCCGGCGTCTCTTATCTAATGAGGCGCGGCGCTCTTCTAGCGTGCTTAATTAaaatgctaattaccacacacgTTACACAATGTGATTCGCTGACTTCCTTCACAGAGCGCTCCAGAaaccatttgtttaattaaagggAAAGATAATAATTTGTCTTCctataaaaattttctctttttttttggtctAGTAGCTGCGGTTTTATGAGTAATTACAGTGTTGGCGGAAACCAACTGAAAGGGAGAGAATGAGCGTCTCGATGAACAGGCCCATCTGCCCAAGGGCAGCTCTGCAGACGCTCCGATCTGGATATTCTCGTTCTGAAAGCATGCTGGCCTTCAAAGACCTTTTTTGGACGTGTGCTGGGCCATCTGCATGTAGACGCTGGTATCTGCTCGGGGGGGACCTTGGAGATAGCAGTCATCCCGGACTTCAAAGGCGTTCCTCAGCGGTTTCCGTGTGTCTGTCAGATGAGTCGGTGCTTTTATTGAATGCTGTAGACCCTGAAGTGAATTCCTCAAGTGATGGTGATGTAACTGATGGGAGATGCTACAGGGAGCAGGGCAGCCTGTCAGGGGAATCGCTTTCATGGCAATGGCGGGATATTCAGAGAAAACGATTCATTCTAATCAGCCGCCTGTTTTTGTTAGCACATAATTATCCATATCTCATTTgtcatacctgtttttttttttcttttggatatTGCATATAGCTGGATTATACTTTTTAAACGGTATAATGCTTCCCATATGCCTAGTCTGGGCACACCTGCCTGTGTTCAGTACAAGTGCCTCATTTTTATAGACCAGACATAGTGGCAGTCCGGAGAAGCTGGTCCATTGTATGTAAACCGGAAGCGTGTTGGGAAGCTGCCTCGAGGATCTGGGGAGTTTTGATGAAACCAGCCAGCCTTGTGGTTTCTCTGTGGATGCTTAGCATGGTGATTTTTCACACCTGTCCCTCTGAAACGTCACACACCACTCCTGCAGTGAGGGGGACGGGGCAGGGGGTGTAACGCCGCTGCCTTGGAACATCAGATGTCTCACCTTCACCAGGTGCTACAAGACGTCttgggagagggagggaggaaggcagGCGGCCCTCAGCCTGTGGCCACGCTCTCACCCATCTTCTCTccatgtcccccccccgcccccccccccccccatacccccgCATGTAGGCCCTGAAGCAGCAACAGCAGAAGAACCAGCGCCGGCAGGGTGGGATTACCCCGATCTCTAACCCCCGGATCATCTTCAAGAGCGTCAAGGACATGACCTGTCCCATAGCCGCCAAGACCGGTAAGCACTGGGCATGTTAATGATTAAGTCATGGGTGCGTtctgggggcggggccacagagcCACTGACCCCAGCTGATTTGGCTCCCAGATGATAAGGTTGGTTCCTCTGAGTAAAATATGGCCCGTAAAAAATCCCAGAATCGCACCTGGATAAAGGGTCCAGGAGGATGCAAGCAGTACCTCTCCAGTCCTGAACCAGTTTAGTGTTGCGATGCTGTTTTTTATGTTCACACCCAGCAGGGTATTGAGTTATGACACTAGAATCCGGTTTCATGCTCTTCCTTTTATAGCCTGATTGAAGAATCCATTTCAGATCGGTGGCCATTTAAACGTGATGCTTTAATTTACTCGTATTATGGCTcccatttaatttattttgctgCTTTTTATGCGTCTTGGCTTGTGGTTTTCCCCTGCACTCATttcctagatggatggatggggagaTGACTGGCACCGGGATCACTGCTCTGGAGATGGTGCTAGACTTTCCCTGGCTTACGCAGTGCAGTCTCGCTTACGTTAGCCTCGTCCCTCCTTTGGTCACTCGCTTCCTGGGCCGCTCCTCCTTAATCCTGGGGTCCTGGGATCAAGTTAGGCCTacctctgtcactgctctttgtCCCCTGTAGCATCTGCATAATACCTCAAGAATCTGCCTGTTTTTACCAAAACCTGTGCAGATCCGGCTCCGCTTGGAACAGTCAATGGGAACGCAACACGGGACAGGAACAAGGGCTTTATCAGGGGCCCGTTTACACTTTGCGTGTCCATGTACTGTAGCCTTAAGGGTCTGCAGCGGTTGAGTGACATCATTTTCATCAAACTCCAAATTGTTGTGTCTGTGTGACCTGTGCGTGTCGGTCATTCAAACACAACAGAGACATGGAGATTTTCCACAGTTTTGTTTACTGAAAGTTATGTGACAAGATCTGCTTCAGTCCATATTTATTCGATCCATGCGTGAAAGAAAGCAAGGGGGCCCACATGTGTCCTAATTCGCGGTGTGAAATCATCCAAATGTAAAAGAGGAAACTTTCTGTAAACAAGTGGAAATCCTAGGGAGGAGTCGCCTCAGTAACCCCTTCATCTGCTCTGTCGCTTTGAATAAAAGTGTCTAATAAGGGAATAAAATGGACTGATACTCCTGTGCATGCGGGGCAGGCTTTAGCATCCGTTCACCACGGCAGCTGTGTGCCTCCATTCCGTTTCGTAGTATAAATGAGCCTTTACAGTGTGAGAGCTGCTGTATACGGGCGTTGGGCACCTCGGCAAGTTAGAATGCTGCGTATGCGATCAGAAAgtcgttggttcaaatcccatcgtCGACATAGTTATTTCACCTTGCAGCCCctcagtaaggcccttaacccccagttatTCCAGGGGCTGTTCTCTCAAGAACTGTGTGTTTCTTTGGATAAACCATGAATGAAGGCTCAGCATCAATACATCTGAAGTGATTTATAACTGCAGTCCAGGCAGAAGGGGCAATGAAGGGGCCGGCCTTTAAATGTTAACTCCAAACACTGTGCTTTAATAGCTGACCACTGCTCTACCTGTCAGCCTGTCTCCTCACCAGCGTGCCTCACCCTTGGTGCGTGTCACACATGCGTTTGTTAATGTGAAGCCTCCTGTCCGGCTGTTGGttaacagcacccccccccccccagctcggcCCTGGTCCTGATCGCATTTTGGTTTGTGTCCCTGCGCTTTGCCAGCCTGGGAGGTCAAACAGCTGGCGCGGCGATCATCAAGCCCCCACaactcctcctccagctccacctccacctcctcctcgtcATCGGTTAAAACGGACCCGTGTCCATCGGCCCGCACCAGGAAGATGTCGCAGAGATCAGACCGGCTGAGCGCACGTGAGTGACCTGAGGGGGCCGTTCAGTTTGACCCTTTTCTGTAATTTTCCCGCCTGAATCAGAGGGATAAAAAACAGCGCTTGTTTTGGCCACCTGGGAAACGCAGCAGTGGAAAGGGGCCCCATTATTTGCAGAAAgtcatttttgttaaataaagtGAGCGAACTTCATAGGAGTCAAGCTTCCCTGTAAAAAGCAGAAGCTTCTCATCAGTGATGTCACTGCACCCCTTTGCACAGCTGAATTGAAACTCTTGCACTTTGCTAGATGAAAGACAATATGAGATGAATCACTGGCTGTGGTGAGCTCAAGGGGAGCATGCACAGATCACACCTTAAAGTGAAAACCTCTTGCAACTATTTAGCTGAGGATCTCTGTGTTGGTGCTCGGGaccagcaaaaacgtggactgtctgggggtccccgaggactgggttgagaaacacagcTGCACACAAACCCCTGTGCACGTAAGGGGATGGCAGTGGGCTGCAGCGAGTAGCAGAGCAGGGTAGGCAGTAGCAGCAGCCTTATCTCCGCAGGCACCCAGAAGACAGCTGGGGCCTTTCCCAGGCCGAGAAGAGAAAAGCATTTGAGGTGTAACGTGCATGTCCTCTGAATGTGTGATCCGGCCTTGTTAGGAGTAGGCTTTGCATTAACAAGGTCACACAGTGCAGGTGTATGTTCTGTGCCACTGGCGAATCGCACTGGCCTCGGAGTCATGAACCGTCACAAGCTCCTTCTGGAGAAAAAGAAGCACCAGGCGTGAGAGACCGATGTGCAAACCTGCAGCAGGTCACCAAGTCCAAACTGCAACAGTACTGATCTGGTCCTGGTGTCTTTACAAGCCAGTGAGATGTGCATGGTTTCCATTCTTCACTGAGTGTCGGCATTTGCCTGGTAGAAAGTCCCAGAATTAATCTAGGTCGCATATAGAGCGCTAATGACATGCTCGACTTCATAAGCCTTTGAACTCACAATTCTGAAgctgtaatgttttatgaaAGTATAAAGAGCGTATTTTAGGTCGCCGCACGGTGATAGGTATTAAAAATGAAAGTGTGTTTGTCAGTTGATTTTCAGAAGTGTGGTTCCCCACGTGATGCCTGGTGTTGGCCTTCTATTCAGGACAGTCCTCGGTCTCCATGTGGTTCCAGCGATCGGCCCTGACCTGCCCATTTCCCGCTCTGCGTTACAGGCCAGCTGAAGAGCACCAAGTGTGCCGAGATCGACGTGGAGACGCCAGACTCCATCCTGGTCAACACCAACCTGCGCGCGCTCATCAATAAGCACACCCTGTCGCTACTACCTCCAGAGGGTCAGCAGCGTCTCCTGGCACTCCTTCCAGAGGTGGACCGACAGGTGGGCGGGTGGACCTGCTGTCCGTGTCACCTCACCAAATGGGGGAGAGTAGGGAGGGCCAGCCGGGCCAGCCGGGCCAGCCATCATGTGGCCCATCGCCGGGGCCCCGAACCCGTACCAGTGGAGTGGACGGCCAGAGGTCTTTTCTGCTAGTCGTTCAAGCTTCACTCTGCGGTGTCATATGTGGGGCGGCTCGCGGTCTCAAAGACATACAGTCTTGGCagggttttgttaaaataaGGGTCAGTGTGCAACTCAGAAGTTTAGAATTCTCTGTCTGTGATCGGAAAGTCACCATCTTGAATCCCAGTATCGGCCgggtgatgtcaccgttgggctCCTGAGTGGCTCCCGTGACCCTCAATTGACTCAGGGGCTGGCCGATGTGTGTCACTTTgagtaaaagcatctgctaaataaaaaaaaaaaactaaactgtGCCCCCAAGGGCATTTTAACTCATCTGTCCTTTCCCTGTATAGTCGAGTACATATCAGAGTACCTTTATTTAACCATATTTTACCTGGATGATTTTTAGCTGCAGGTTTAGTCTTTTAAGGATGGCCAATGATTCATGTTTCATACGTGAAATACGATGCTGTTCATTCTGGGAAGGAACGCGTTATGTCGTTCAGTCTGTCTGATCCTATGACGTCCGTAGCAACACTCACTGTAAGCTGGTGGGACACTGGAGCTGATTCGGCAGACAGGCTCTGTGACGTCCTCCAGGGTCCAGAGCCCCAACTGCAGTGCAGCTGTCGTTCTCCGCATCGTCAATGTGATTGGCAGTGCTGTGTGAAAATAAAATTGATGGAACTGAAAGGTGACACATTAGCCATCTGCTGAACGCTTCATGTTTGGAGCTGCGTTTCCAAGGTGGGTTTGTATTGTGTTAGTTGTATACGGCTACACAGGAGTTTAGACTGTCGACTCACTTGTTGACAGAATGCTTGACCCTCCATGTGGTCAGCTTAGGGTTGATGTGCCAGACCAAGGAGAGCATCTCAATAGTGCCAATCTGCTCTGTTTGTCTGCTGCTTGTAATGGGTGCCCTCTCTCCGGCTCCCTCAGACCTCCTCGGATGGATCGCTGAAGCTCAGCAACTCTGCATTGAACAACGAGTTCTTCACATCAGCAGCTCAGTCCTGGAAGGAGCGGCTAGCAGAAGGTTTGTAGCATCTGCAACTTCTGCATTTACAGCCACTTGCACTTCCTTCAGAGATGAAACTCCGCGTTTTTGCTTACGACCACCTCTGTGGAACGAGTGGACTGGGCAGGGGAAGATTGCACTGATGTCACGGTGTGGTTCTGCAGATTGCTCCGTCGTCCTTTGCAAATGGGCGAGATAACGGGAAGGCACCGTGGATGGCATGCTGAGTGGGTGCTTTGGGGCTGGGAGGACCTTGCTGTAATTGTAGCCGTCCTCAGGGAAAGGACTCTTTCGAACTATACATCATCCGCTACTATGTTTTTTACGGCTGATAAAATGTTATGTCACTGAGGCTTGAATGTGGCTATTGGCAGACCAGTTTGTGCTGATATTGTAATGATATTCGTAGCTATGTATCAGCCATTCGGTACCAGTACTAGATTCCTGCTTCCGCAGAATTCCTGCAGGTTTGAAACTGGCCCATATTCTGTTTGGGCATTCTGAAAGTCGGCCTAAGGACTGTGGGGCATAGGGTGAGAACTTGGGGGTGGGTTGGCCCCAGTGCTGACCCAGCATCGCCTTCTTTACCACTGCAGGTGAATTCACTCCAGAGATGCGGCTGAGGATACGTCAGGAAATCGACAAGGAGAAGAAGGTGGAGGCTTGGAAGGAGTGCTTCTTCGAGAGCTACTATGGGCAAAAGTAAGCGTGTCTGGGTTACGTGGCGTCTGAGCTGTGCGGTTTGGGGGAGGTCCGTCAAGTGGGTTGGGTGGTGTGGCGTCTGGGCTGGGCTTTGAGGCATCTGGGCTGCCATTCCCTGGGTTGGGTGGTGTGGTGTCTGGGCTGGGCTTTGAGGCATCTGGGTTGCATGGAGTCTGGGTTGAGCTGCACAGCATATGGGTTGGGCTGTGTGTTATCTGGGCTTGCTGGCAACGGGGTTGGGCTAAATGGTGCCGGGGttgcatggcgtttggtttgggCTGAGTGGTGCCTGGACTCCACAGCATTTGGGTTGGGTTGCGTGATGTATGGGTTGCTATGGCATCTGGGCTTGGCTCCATGGCGGCTGGGCTGATGCCTGAATTGGGCTGATGCCTGAATTGGGCTGATGCCTGAATTGGGCTGATGCCTGAATTGAGCTGTGTGCATTCTGGGGTCCGTGgcggctgggctgggctgggctgtgCTATTTGGCGGCTAGGCTGCACGTCACCTGAATTGGGCTGTGTGGTGTCTGGGCTGCGCGGTGTGTGGGCTGGGCTATTTGGCGGCTGGGCTGGGCTGCGAGGTGTCTGGGCTACACATCATCTGGGCCGCATTGCATCAAGGTGAAGTGCATAATCAGCCGTAATGCAATACAACTGGAGTCTCGTATCCTGAGAAACTGACAGTCGATTGCCGTGTGTGTTGGTAAAGCCCGAAGCCTTTCCATGTCTGAGGATTTGTGCAGAATTCTGTGGGATTCTTTGTACGGCTGGGTACCATAGCTACAGATTATCTGGCTCCTGTGGGAATATTGGATTTTCTGTGGCTTATATTTATGACCTGCGGTGCCAGCCTGATATTAAACACCCTGATTAATAGCATAGCTACACAGCGTAATAGATGTACATGGTCTTTCTTATCTGGGCAGTCGTTATAAAGCCCAATGTGAGAATCATCGTTTTCCATTTGGAACCAATCTCTGATCGTCGGCTGACACTGTGCGGTTGTGCCATCTTTCATACCGGACACAGTGGGCTGGTTCCCAGCACCGACTTCGTTTTCCACTGTGCTGACATCTCTCCCATATTCTCCAATGGTGTCTGAATACTGCATGAGAGTAGAGCGGCTTGTGTTTCCTCCTCCTTCTGTACGACTCCTCTCCGCACGTATCTGAGCAAATCACTTCTGTAAAAGCGTCACTCTTTTTCGACTCTAATATCTCACAGGGGAGTCCCGTTTCGTTACCATGGGCTGGTAACCAGCCTCCCTGGGCTTTTAGTTGCCAAGCAACCTCTCCCAGCAttgtgaatttaagcataatgaaACAGACGCTGGAAGTAACAGCAGGGCTTGTCCAGGTAAAGAGGTGGCAAACTGCGCTGGAAATGGCATGCTGGTCTGCTTCTGAGCCTGTGTGgtctcctcatcatcatcatcattattgttattgttattaatatgAACCATGCAAACAAGTGCACAGCTAATATTAAATCATGGCACAGTTCAACAAACCATATAATTCCATTATATTATTTCAGGATAGAAACCTGGGAGGGTTGCGGGTATAAATCACAGATGTGCCTCCCAGCATCGGAATGTTATTTAGCCACCCCTCAATAGCAGCCTACACTGTGAGTGAGTGATgtaagtgagtgagtgtgtgtatattttaGTGAGTTAGAGCATGCAAGCGAGTGAGCAATTCAGTATTTGAACAAGTGAGTGAATGAGCAAGTGTGTGACTGGGTGAGGGAGTGAGCATGTGAGCAAGTGAGTATGTAAACAAGGAGCAAGTGAGTGTGTAAATTATCGAGTGTGTGAATGAGTGAGGGAGTTTGTGAGTGAGTGtcagcgagtgagtgagtgagcagATGAATGAATGGGTGAGCGAGATTGGGTGAGCGAGTGAGCAGGTGATTGAACGGGTGAGTGAGCAGATGGTCAGTCCCCATGGGGCCTCCTCCATAATTCATGTCACCAGACACCAGTAGACGACAGGAGCTGTAAACGGAGCTGCTACTGTTTAGCAGAGGGTAATGAGGGCTCTGGGCCAGACGGGAGGCCTGTGACCCAGTCAGAACGCAGAACGCTGGCTTGCTGTTCCGGATCACTGATGAGCTGCAGTGAATGCTGATACTATTCAAATGGTAATGATCAGCTCAAAATGATGAAGGACAATGAACAAGGAGTTTAATCCAATTCAGATGATTGCCAAAGTGGCCAAATTTATGACCCTGTTCTTTGAACGTGCATCCGTCTTCCAGTTGCTTCTTCAGCACAGGTGAACGAAACATGCTAGAACGTTCTCTTTCTTAGCGTGGTCCAGAGTGGATCTGTGCATGAGGTAAACAGCGTAGCGAAACTGAACACAAAATCTTCCTAAAAAGTTGCAGGAGACTGGAGGAGCATCAGATGTTTCACTAGTTTGTGGCATCCGTTTGATCCAATATGGTGGAGGAAATATGGTCATGTTAGAACATATTCAGTTGGTGAGTTTTTGTCATTGTCACTGGTGAGCCAGGGAGTCAGTGCTTCTGCACATGCTGGTCCAAACGGGTGGCAGTCAGCTGGTTTGCCCAACATGGCGTCACCTCGCATGCAGCTTTGCTACACATTGCAGAGTATAAAATTCCATTTGAAGTTAGTCTTTGTGTCTTGTTCTCCGTGGCTCCTGAGTGTGCCGTGTGCACACGCTGTGCTGCCGCCTAGAAATTAATATTCATTAATTTCCCAGAAACTCGTGCCAAGTTCACGTCCTCAGCAGACCTGCAGCCTGACCCAGGGAGACGGCGGAGAAAGCCTGGGCGGGATGTATTACACATCCAATCACACGCTAAGAGCAGGTTAGAGATGCTGATTCATCAGCGCGTCTTGGCGTCGTCTGGTAGGAGGCGAGCGGTAGCACCTTCAGGGACCCCCTTGAAGAACCTCCACAGTCTCCGTACCCAGAGCCCTTGAGGCTGCCACAGCACCCACAGAATTTCACAGGTCATCGGATTTGTAGTGCAGAATAAATGCTGTGATATTCATCACCTGCTTTTTCCTAGAAACAGGGTAAACCAGGTTGCGTTTCACTTAGTCCTTTGGACCATTTATAGAACCAAAGGTACCCCAGAGGGTTGTGTATAGCTGTTggatcatttgttttttttactgtttactGAGCGTGTTCTTTGACATTGCTATAGCTATGACTGGCTATGAGTGAAAAATCTCACCTAATTGGGTATTTTTTTCTAACATGAGGCACCTTTTTATGTGCCTTTTTGTCATTTCAGTTCTGGACTGACGATTGAACAATCCAAAGAGCTGATGGAGGCAGTCCCTGGTGGAGACTCCAACCAATCCCAGCCGACCCAACTTCCCACTCCTGAAGAGGCTACAGCGGCAGATGACGCAAAGACTGAACCTGAACCGAGCTCGGACATCACGACAGCTTCCAGATCAGAGGTGGCCTATGAGGTGCCTGCAACTACCCATGAGGTACAGGAACCTGCAGGTCCTCAGACCGAAGCTTCTCCTGTGGCCTCTCTGAATACACAAGTGGTACCAGCTGCCGTGAAAATGGACAGCACTGCGATCGCTGCTTTGGCAGCGGACAAGGAACCAAAAGATGACGGCGGATCGAAGATTCAGCTCTCCCCTCGGACACCTCCAGAAACCTCCCCCATTGACGAGGCCAGCAGTGAGCTAACAGGGATTGATTTTAAGGAGGTGAACCAGGAGCCCTTGAAGAGAAAGGCTCCCAGCGACGGGGACGCAGCCTTAAGCCCAGAAAAGAGGCCCCGTGTCTTGGAAGCCGCCCCACTTCCGACATCCCCTAAACCGTCACCAGAGTCCCCAAGGGTGCCACCACTGAAGGTAAGGGCTCTCGGCACAGCCGTGAAGTTCTAACGCAAAGCTTAAGGCATTTTTAATAACGACTCTTTTACCCTTGCAGCACTGCAGCAGGTTGGGATTTGCTTGCCATGTTTCCATGAAGTTCATAACGACTCCCGTTGAAGTGCTTTATGATCAGTAGGGGCTGTGATCCTCAGTCTTTCTCGTCCTTCTCCCTGCAGATTCCCGTCTCCCGGATTGTGTCCACGCAGGCAGCTGCAGGCCAGTTGTCTCCCAGGTCCCCCTTTGTGACCTTGGCTCCTGGCCCCTTTCGCTCGGGGGCTCGCACCCTGGCCGACATCAAGGCTAAAGCCCAGCTCAGGAGGGCTCAGAGCGCCGCGGCCGCTGCTGCCGCCGCAGCTGCTACTGCCATTTCCTCTTCTGGAGGAGCTGTGCCAGGCCCAGGACCTGGAGGAGGTGCTGGAGAGGCCAGTCCTGCACCAAGGGGAGGGGCTCTGTCCAGCCAATCAGAGTCCCAGATCAAGGGTTCCTCCTTGTCAGGTGGTGAATCTCAGATACAATTACATCATGCCGTTACACCAATAAGAAGCCCTGGACAGGGTGTTTTACCCATCAAATCGAACACCAACCAATCCCATATCACCTTGCCCTCAGCCTCAGCTTTGAGCAAAGACCTGCCAAAACATCCCGAAGACAGACCGAAAGAATTATCCCACAGCCAGTTAAGCACAAGTTCTGCTTTGGACAACCAAGTTCTAACGACGTTTCAAGCTGTTCAGAAGCCATTACTTAGCTCCGTGTCCTGGGTACCTTCTGGGACAGATTCTGCACCTCCACATTCAATTCCCATTCACATTACCACATCCA from the Brienomyrus brachyistius isolate T26 chromosome 19, BBRACH_0.4, whole genome shotgun sequence genome contains:
- the asxl2 gene encoding putative Polycomb group protein ASXL2 isoform X4 encodes the protein MTCPIAAKTAWEVKQLARRSSSPHNSSSSSTSTSSSSSVKTDPCPSARTRKMSQRSDRLSARQLKSTKCAEIDVETPDSILVNTNLRALINKHTLSLLPPEGQQRLLALLPEVDRQTSSDGSLKLSNSALNNEFFTSAAQSWKERLAEGEFTPEMRLRIRQEIDKEKKVEAWKECFFESYYGQNSGLTIEQSKELMEAVPGGDSNQSQPTQLPTPEEATAADDAKTEPEPSSDITTASRSEVAYEVPATTHEVQEPAGPQTEASPVASLNTQVVPAAVKMDSTAIAALAADKEPKDDGGSKIQLSPRTPPETSPIDEASSELTGIDFKEVNQEPLKRKAPSDGDAALSPEKRPRVLEAAPLPTSPKPSPESPRVPPLKIPVSRIVSTQAAAGQLSPRSPFVTLAPGPFRSGARTLADIKAKAQLRRAQSAAAAAAAAAATAISSSGGAVPGPGPGGGAGEASPAPRGGALSSQSESQIKGSSLSGGESQIQLHHAVTPIRSPGQGVLPIKSNTNQSHITLPSASALSKDLPKHPEDRPKELSHSQLSTSSALDNQVLTTFQAVQKPLLSSVSWVPSGTDSAPPHSIPIHITTSRYMTLEHLFTGGSSGKASSSITSNNPLVTKLLQGKEVPLEKILQKPLAEAQPVIGASGDKGKSPSTAFRSLAVGSGGQLVAGVDKQRLFISSHPSVTGASSKEFSLHQREMLNKATQEQILQTLIKRAHTQQFGSGPQSSLQEACALGFPVECPTTASFTAGFSGRKRTSRPAMSGHYLLNISTYGRGSEGSKRAVSTMSSTLVNLKKEYVEIEGIPGTDNESTRGQSAGADSGVKIEPQGPSSDPHSENLEDTFDFHMQKKIKSEFSSGHSPDKDEKSTQTTGSFAASRAKEMVHVTQVLTGQAALGNNSQSNSIPVAPEPYQLQLHTATNPQQTSAYVVQKPHENQGPGNSTGAGSPPGYSPASSSEGSVMSFSVTVTTIPANHSSRGEAAPIPAFTEGAGIDDPPSNCYCRLKAMIMCKGCGAFCHDDCIGPSKLCVSCLVVR